CGGGGAAGGATGAGACCGTTCATGAAATACACCGTTTTGGTGAAGCCGCTGCAGTCTACGCCTTTCAAAGAGGTGCCGCCCCAGAGGTACGGCAAGCCCATGAGGCGCTTCGCACTGGCTACCAGATTCTCCTCTGAAGGTTGGCGGGTAGCGGTCCACTCTTTGTACAAAACTGCATCGGCTACGGGTACAAAGCCCGTGCGTCCGTCGGGGAACTCTACTTCATACTGGTCTTTCGTCTTGGTTTTCAAAGCCAGCACATCGCCGTACACCAAATCAGAAACCGTGGCGCTCTGCCCTTGCGGGGAAGTTTGCGCAAACCCATATAACTGCGTGTAGAGTAGCTTTTCTTTCTGTTGCCAGGTGGCAAAGTCGGCTTCATTCATGAGTTTGATGCCCGCCGCGTCTACCCACGCCAGATATTTGTCTGGGGTTTGGACCAGGTACCAGCCGTCTTTGTATTTATACACGTTCAGGGGCGTGCCCATGGTGGCCTGGGTGGCCAATTCTGCCGGGTGCTTGGGCTCGCTTCTGAGGTTGGCCACGGAGAGGGTCACCACGGCCCTATTTTTACCCTGCAGTTTAGCGTCTGGCAATACCTGAATGCTGTCCTGGAAGGGAATTCCGGCTGAGGTCAAGCGGCTTAGCAAAGCAGCTTTGGCGGCAGGCACATTGGTCTCGCCGCGCAGCACCTGGCCGTTGGGGCTCACTTGAAACAACACGGTGCGCTTGTCTGGGGCAAACTGCTGGCGCACGGCCTCAATGTGCGGGGCCAGCGGTGAGGCTGCCGAAACGGTTTTCTGCTGAGGCGTCTTGGTAGTGGCACAGGCCATTAAAAACGATAGCAGAAGTAAAAGGGGACTGTTCTTCATCATAATAGCATTGATTCCTAAAGATACAGGTTCTGCTCACAAACTGGTAAGCTTTGTCCTTTCAACATCCTGCCGCCGGTTCAAGTTCTGGTAGGCGTCCTCGTTTTTGGCTTGTTTTCCGGGAAACAGGCTAAAAACGGCACAGGGGCATTGCGTATCTTTGCCGACAATCTTTTAATGACAATGCAAATGACCGCAGCTTCGGGCAAAGGCCTGGTACACATCATAGACTATACTCCTGCGCACGCCGCTTCTTTCAAAGACCTGAACCAAGCCTGGATTGAACGCTACTTTGAGATGGAGGAACTGGACCATAAATCCCTGGGCAACCCAGACGGTTACATCATCCAGAAGGGTGGGCATATTCTCATGGCCGAGTACAACGGCGAGATAGTGGGCACCTGCGCGCTCATTAAGATGGAGAACGACACCTTTGAACTGGCCAAAATGGCCGTCACGGACAAAGCGCAGGGCCTCAAGATTGGCCGCAAACTCGGCGAAGCCGCCATTCAGAAAGCCAGAGAACTGGGTGCCAAGACCTTGATGCTGGTGTCTAATAGAAAGCTGGAGACGGCCATTCACTTGTACCACCGGCTGGGTTTTGTAGAAGTGCCTTTGGAGGGACAGGACTACAAACGCGCCGACATCAAGATGGAAATGCCTTTGTAATCCTTACATTTGAGAAGGGCATTTAAGTAGCCCAGAATGAGATTCCAGTAAATTTTTCTCTAGCACGAGTTCATGAAGAAGATAGTTCAGTTGTTGGCGGTGTGGGCGGTGCCTTTGGCCGTGCAGGCACAGACGGCCGTGGTGCAGGACAAAAGCAATTTAACACCTTTGGTGGGCGTGAATGTAGTGCCCACCACGGGCGGCGGAACTGTGCAGACAGACAGCAAGGGCCGGTTTAAACTAGAAATGTTCAGGCCAACGGACAGCCTTCGGTTTGAGCGCTCAGATTACCAGCCGCGTACGGTGGCGGTGAGCCAATTGAAGACCATGCAATACCGCGTGCTGCTCTCAGAACGGAGCTATTCTTTAAACGAAGTGGTGGTGTCTGCCAGCAAGTTTGAAGAAAAGCGCGCCGATGTCCCCCAGCAGATTCAGGTGATCAAAGCCCGGGAGCTGGCGTTCCAGAATAACCAGACCACCGCAGACGTGTTGCAGCAAAGCGGGCAGGTGCTGGTACAGAAAAGCCAGGCTGGCGGAGGAAGTCCCATCCTGCGCGGTTTTGAAGCCAACAAGGTGCTCATGGTCATGGACGGCGTGCGCCTGAACAACGCCATTTACCGCGGCGGTCACCTGCAGAACGTGATCACCGTAGACAATGCCGCCTTAGAGAAAGTAGAAGTGGTGTTCGGTCCCGGTTCTGTGGTGTATGGCTCAGATGCCTTGGGCGGCGTGGTGCATTTCTACACCAAAAACCCGGTGCTGTCTGACAGCACCGGACAAACCAGATTCACCGGCAGTGCTTATACCCGCTACGCCACGGCCAATCAAGAGAAAACCGGTCACGTAGATGTGTCTGTGGGCGGACGGCGCTGGGGAAGTTTGACCAGCCTTACGTATTCAGATTTTGATGATTTGCGCCAGGGTGCGAAACGGAATCCCTTCTATGGCAACTGGGGGCTGCGACCGTTTTATGCAGCGCGCGTGAATGGGCAGGACGTGCTAGTGGCCAATGAGAATATCAACGTACAGAAACAAAGCGGCTACCAGCAGTATGATGTCTTGCAGAAAGTGTTGTTCCAAGCCAATCCTGCCACGTCTCATGTGCTCAACCTGCAATATTCCACCTCCTCCAATATTCCCAGATATGACCGCTTAACCGAGGTAGATAAGCAAGGCGTGCTCAAAAGCGCGCAGTGGTACTATGGCCCGCAAGAACGCTTTATGGCCGCTTATACGTTTGCCACACAAGGCACCGGCTGGCTGGAGAACCTGCGCACCACCGTGGCTTACCAGAGCATAGCCGAAAGCCGCAACAACCGCAGTTTTGGCAAGAGCTTGCTGCAGCACCGTAAGGAACACGTAGATATTTTTACGCTCAACGTGGACGCCAGCCGTCTGTTGGGAGACCATGAACTGCGCTACGGGCTGGAAGGAACCTACAACGATGTGCAGTCCCGCGCCTACGGGGAGAACATGAATACCGGCGAACGCTCTGCCTTAGACACCCGCTACCCTAGCGCCGGGTCAGATATGCGCACCGCTGCCGCCTACCTTACCCACACCTGGGAAATCAGTCCCCGGTGGATTCTGTCTGACGGCGTACGCTTTAGCCGCGTAGAGTTGAACGCAGATTTCAGGGACAAGACCTTCTTTAACTTCCCGTTTGAGGAGGTGAGCCAGAAAAACACCGCGGTGAACGGCAACCTGGGACTGGTGTTTCAGCCGGGCCGCGACTGGCGCCTGGCGGCCATGGCTTCCTCGGGGTTTAGAGCCCCCAACGTAGATGATTTGGCCAAGGTGTTTGAGTCGGTGGCGGGGCAGGTGGTGGTACCCAATGCAGACTTGAAACCCGAATACACCTACAACGCAGAGCTTACCCTGGGCAAGACCATCCGGCACAACATACACGTAGAAGGCACCGGTTTCTATACCTGGTACCGCGATGCCATCACCACGCAGCCCTTTCTGTACAACGGTCAGGCAGAAATTGAATACAACGGACAGGTAAGCCGCGTGACCGCCAACGTGAACGCCAACAAAGCCTATATTTACGGCTTCTCAGGCAGTCTCTCAGCAGACGTGACGCAGGCGTTCAGGCTTGCTTCTACTTTGACGTACACCTATGGCCGCATCCAAGCAGAGACCGGGGAGGTTCCATTGGACCACATTGCGCCGGTGTTTGGCAAGACCAGCTTGTTCTTGACCTTGCCCAAGTTCAGGTCTGAGTTTTTTGTGCAGTACAACGGCTGGAAGCGTCTGGAAGATTACAACCCCGTGGGCGAAGACAATCTGCAATACGCTACTCCGCAAGGCGTGCCGGCCTGGTATACTTTGAATCTGCGCACCTCGTACCAGTTCCTTCCTAAGCTACAAGTGCAAGCCGCGCTAGAGAATATCCTGGACCAGTTCTACCGCGTCTACGCCTCTGGCGTAAGTTCGCCGGGAAGGAATTTGGTATTGACGTTGCGAAGTAATTTTTAGGTTTAGACACAGGACGCAAGACATATGATAGTAAGACTCCGTTTTTAGCCTGTTTTCTGGAAAAGAGCCTAAAAACGGAAGTTGAAGGAAAGGCCTCACAGATTTAAGTATCTGTGAGGCCTTTGCATATAGATGACACTCGTAGGAGCTATGCACCCTACGAGGTCTGGTAGACTATTCCAGCAAAACCATCATCGCAACAACAACAACAACAACAACAACAACAACAACAACACATTTGTCATCCTGAAAGGACCTTGTGAGCAAGTTGTATTGACGTTTGCTAAGAGCAGATGATAAGTGTTTTTGAAGAAGTTCATTGTTTCATTGTCTACGCCTGACTAGTTCGGACACAAGGTCCTTTCAGGATGACAAAGAGAGTGTATAAGAAAAGCTTCCGTTTTTGGCCTAATTCCTTGGAAATAGGCCAAAAACGGAAGCTTCAAAGCTTAAAGATTTGCAAAGAATGACGCTTCTCCAGTAGTTAATAGGTAAGTAACATACAGGCCAACAACTAAGCCTAAACCAATTAAAAACCAGTAAAAGAATTTCCATTCAGGCCCTGTAGGATATAATTCCCCGTCGTAGTAAATAAAGTCTAACGTCTGCCCCTCTCTGTGCATGGGAACACCGGCGCCCACCGGATAATCCATTTGCAAAACTTCGCCTTCTTTCGTTTTAAACTCAACTACTGGAAAGAACGCATAAGAATGCCTGTTGCCAGTAAAAGACCATTTGCCTTTGGTTCTGATAACTCTTCCTATTGCATAGGACCCAAACTTTGTGCGTTTGGCATCTTGATATAGAAAGTATAAACCGTTCCCAATGAGCACGAAGGACACAAGTAGAAAGAAATACTGAAATATATTCCCTAGTTCCAATGTTACTGCACCTGCGCCTTGTCCACGCGTTTTGGGGTTTTCTTGCCGGCTACAAAGTCCTTTGCACCTAAAGCCACGGCTTTGATCATGTTGGTCATGTGCGCCAGGTCCAGGCTTTCTACTTCATCGTTTACAGAGTGATAGAGTTTGTCCTGGTCAATCTGTACGGAGGAGATGGTGTGCGCGGGTACGCCTAGACGGGCCAGGGTGGCGTTGTCTGAGCGGTAGAACAGGTTTTGAGTTGGATACGGGTCTGGGTGGAAGCTGTAAGCGGTTCCTTTCACGGCCTGCTGCAACAACGTCCCGAAGTCTGATTTTTCAAAGCCGGTGATGTACGCCGTGTTAGGACCAAACTTTGAGCCTTTGCCAATCATCTCAATGTTGAACATGGCCACAATCTCGTCTGGGTTCAACTGCTTGGAGAAGTGCTGCGAGCCGTAACCACCAATCTCCTCGGCAGTGAAGGCCACAAAGATGAGCGTGCGCTCGGGCTTGCCTTGTTTCTTGAAGTGCTTGGCCAGCGTGATCACGGCGGTGGTGCCAGAAGCATCATCATCGGCGCCGTTGGCAATGGAGTCGCCGTCTACGGGTTTGTCAATGCCAATATGGTCATAATGACCAGAGAATACCACGTACTCGTTGGCGCGCTTGCCAGGGATCATGCCCGCCACGTTGGCCAATGACATCTCGTTGACCTTGTTCTTGATCTCAATGTCAAACGACGAAATCTGGGCCTTGTCTGTGAGCACGTAGACCACGGTGGGGCCTTTGCCTACTTCGGTCACCGGAGAACCCTGGCGTATAAAGCCAGCGTAGCGGTTGAACATTTCCTGGTGCTTGGGGTGTACCAAGACCAGGGCGTCTTTGGTAGAGCGTCTGGCTTTGTTGAACGCAGCTCTGAAATCGTCGGCCTCGCCAATTATCAGGGGCTGAGGGGCTTTTTCTTCCCATTCCACCTTCTGGTGCGTGGTGCTGTAGAAGAAGGCTTCGGGCTTTAGTTGGGTGCCGTCAATCTCAATGTCTGCCTTCTCAGACGTGAGCGTGTACATCTTGAACTCCTGCTTGTAATCTGTGTCGCCGGCCAGCGGGGCCAGGCCAATCTTCTTAAACTCAGAAGAAATGAAGTCGGCGGCTTTTTCTATGCCAGGCGTGAAGGTCTTGCGGCCCATCATGTCATCGGCGGCCAGCGTCTGTACAATGCGCGTCACTTCTTTCTGGTCAATGTGCTTTTGCGCGAAGGCGCCGCCTAGTGGCAGCAGGGCCAGACACAAGGCAAGGGTTTTCTTTGAGGTCATGGGTGTGTATGCTGAGGTTTTGGTAACCTAAGTTTAGGCTTTTTTTCTGAAAAACTGGCCAAAAACGATTTACTCTTGCTCTTCGGGCGGGGTGGGACTTTTTTCTTCCTTTTCAATGGCCTCTTCTTCGCCTTTCACTTCTACGCCCTGATCGCCTAGCACGTCTTCTATGTAGAGCATTTTCACCAGCACCGTGATCACGGCCACAACGGGTACGGCCAGCAGCAAACCCCAAGGGCCGGCAATAATGCCCATGAGCACCTGGCCCATGATGGTGAGCACTGGCGGCAGGTCAATGATGCGCTTCTGTACCAGGGGCGTGAGCACGTAACCTTCCAGGCTTTGCAAGGCAATAAAGAAGATGACCACGGTTAAAGCTTTGTTGGGATCGTCTACCAGGGCCAGCAGAATGGCCGGCGCCGCGGCAATGAAGGGGCCAAGGTTAGGCACAAACTCCAGCAGACCGGCAAACACCCCCAGCAGCAAAGGCATGGGCACGCCAATGATCATAAGCCCGATGGAGGTGAGCGTACCAATGATCAACATGGCCAGCAGCGTTCCCTTCAGCCATCCCCACAAGGTAAACCGAAGCACGTGCACTACTTCGCGCGCCCTGGGCCTGCTGGCCTTGGGTACCAGGCGTACAATGCCGCTGGCCGCCTCCTGTGGCGAGGACGCCAGGTAAATCCCAATCACCAGCACAATCAAAATATTGGCCAGTGCCCCCAGAGAGGAAGAGAACAAGGCAATGGCGTTCTTAAACGAGGTGCCCTTGCTGCCCATCATTTCCTGCTGGGTGGGAAGCTGTTGAATAATCTGGTCACCCAAGGGCAGTGATTTTATCTTTTCCTCTAGCTTCTGCAACACCACCGGCAGGTCTTCGCGCAGCTCTACGGCCTGTTCTGAGAGGCTGGGCCCCAAGGTGAGAAAGGCCGTCACTACCAGGCCAGCCATGAGCAGACAAACCAGCCCCAGCGCCCAGGAGTAAGGCAGCCGGGTTTTGCGGTGCAGCCAACTGCTTAGGCCATGCAACAACACCCCAAACAAGATGGCGGCAAAAAACACCAGCAGCACCTGAAACGCCAGCTTTACCACCGTGTACACTACCACCAGCAGAATGACCACCAGCGCCGTGAGCAGCAACTTGTGCGTGAAGGAGAAAGATGCCTGACCGGCAGGGGCAGAGGAAGGGCCTTGGTTCATAGTGCTAGATAGGTATATATTGTTTTTGCCCTATTTTACGGAAAGTAGCCCAAAAACGATGAAATGCTTTTTATGCTACTATTTAAGCCGTTATACGATTCCAAGCTGAAATGTGACTTTTGAAAAAATATAGGTTAAATCATAAAAGAACGTAACCATTCAGGCCGTTTTCCGATAAAATAGATTCGGTTGCCACCAAGGATGGTGGGCCCTTAAGAAGATTTTAATACCACTTAATTTACATTTTACTACTATGGAAAACAGAACCAACCAAGCAGGACAACAGTCTTCTGCCTCTTCGCAAAATACGCCACAAGCTGGAACTCAAAATACTGCTTCTTCTCAGTCAAGAAGCCAGAACGCTACTGCCAGCAGCAGCCAGCAACAGCCTAGCTACACCTCACAGAGCCAAAGCCAGCAGAGCCCAAGAGCCCAGCAGCAAAACCAGTCTAGCAACCGTAACCAACAGCCGCAAGACCGTCAAGGTCAGCAGAGCAGCGGTATCTTAGGTGGTTTGACCAGCTCATTGAGCAACATTCAGATGCCACAGGCCGTGAAGGACTTTGGTGCTACTTGCGCTCGTTCTTACAATGGTTTGAGCACTACTCAGAAAGTAGTAGGCGGTGCGGCCTTAGCCTTAGGCGCCAGCTACTGGGCTGCCAAGTCCAGCGGATGGGTTGGCCAGGGAAAAGGTGCCAACAAGAATCGTAACAAATCTGGAAGATAAGCTGAATTGCTTTTCTCCCTGTAAACAAAGAGGCCGGACACACCATGTGTCCGGCCTCTTTGTTTACTATGGTTTTGGGGAAACTATCTGCCGCCAGATCTGCGACCGCCGCCGTTGCCGGAACCAGAGCGTCTGTCTCTGTTGCCACCGCCTGAGGCGTTCCCGCTACCGCCTGATCCAGAAGGATTGGGCTTGCGCGAAGATTGCGGCCGGCCGGCCTGCGGCTGTCTGAAGCTTCTGTTGCCACCGCCGTTGCTGGCCTTGGCAATCTTATCAGTGGACTTGCCGCCGGTCAAGGGCAGTTTTTTGTAGTCTGCGTGAAACGGCTGGTCTGTCTCTACCTCAATGGTCTGCTTGGTGAGGCGCTCAATGTCGCGTAGGTACGGCAGCTCAGTGTCATCGCAAAACGATAGGGCCAACCCCTCGGCGCCGGCTCTACCCGTACGGCCAATGCGGTGCACGTAGGTTTCGGGCTCGTTGGGCAGGTCAATGTTGATCACGTGCGTCAAGTCATCTACGTCAATACCGCGGGCGGCAATGTCTGTGGCTACCAGGGCGCGCAACTCGTTGTTCTTGAACTGGGTCAGGGCTTTTACACGGGTGCTCTGGGCTTTGTCACCGTGAATGGCTTGCGCCGAGATGCCGGCTTTGGCCAGGTCTTTGGCAATTCTATCGGCGCCGTGCTTGGTGCGGGAGAAAACCAGGGCGCGGGTAATATCACCGTCTTGCAACAAGTGTCTGAGCAAGGCGCGCTTGGCCATCTTGTCCACAAAATATACTTTCTGGGCAATCTTCTCAGCGGTGCTGGAAACGGGGGTCACTTCTACATACACCGGTTCATGCAAAATGCTGCTGGAGAGTTTCTGAATCTCCTGGGGCATGGTGGCAGAGAACAACAGCGTCTGGCGCTTGGCCGGAATCTGGGCAATCACCTTGCGCACGTCATGGATGAAGCCCATGTCCAACATGCGGTCAGCTTCGTCAAGGATAAACGTTTCCAGGTGCTTGATAGACAGCAGGCCCTGGTTCATGAGATCCAGCAAACGGCCGGGCGTGGCCACTAGAATGTCTACGCCGCGTCTTATCTGTTCTACCTGGGGCGTTTGTCCCACGCCGCCAAAAATAACGGTGTGCTTGATGTTGGTGTAGCGGCCGTAGGCGGCAATGCTTTCGCCAATCTGCAGGGCCAGCTCACGCGTGGGCGTCAGGATCAAGGCTCTGATGGCTTTGGCCGGGTGGGCCGGTCCCGCCTCGTGCAGACGCTGCAGCAAAGGCAAGCTGAAGGCGGCGGTCTTACCGGTTCCGGTTTGGGCGCAACCTAGAATATCGTCTCCGTTCAAGACCGGCGGAATGGCCTGTTCCTGAATGGGAGTGGGTTGCGTATAGCCTTCTTCGTGCAACGCTTGCAGAAGAGGTTCAATTAAATTAAGGTCTGAGAATGTCATTCTGAATGGAAATGGCCTGTGTTCGGCCTAAATAAAAAAGGCGTGGACGTATTGCCCGCCGCCGGATGTAGGACACAAAAGTACGCAAAAAGATTCAGTTTCCGTTTTTGGCCTCTTTTGGCCGAAATAGCCAAAAAACGACGCTTCCTTTCCTAGACATAGGCAACCTTAGAGCAGAAATAAGGTTAAAAGGAGGGAAGATAAACCAATAGATTATGGCAAAGAAATTGACCCTGAGAGGCACCCAGACTGAAACCATGGAGCCTATCCAGAAGAAAAATACACGCAACAGAACCACCAAGAAGCCCAAGAAGAAACGAATGAACAAGTGGTTGCGCGCCGGCCTGAGTGGCTTGGCCGGAGCCGTGGCCGTGACGCTGGTGCATGAGACCGTGCGCCGCTTCTACCCAGACGCCCCGCGCATGGACGTGTTGGGCATGCGTGCCATTGCCAAAGGCATGCGCTACGCCGGCCAAACCCCGCCCCCAGATGACACCCTGCACACCTGGTCCATGGTAGGCGACATCATCTCCAACGGCTTATATTACAGCTTGGTGGGCGGCGGCAAGAAAGCCCTGGCCAAAGGAACCATCTTGGGCGCGGCCGCTGGCTTAGGCGGTGTATTATTACCAGGGCCCATGGGTCTAGGCACTGAGCCTAGCAACAGAACGCGCCAAACGCAAGCCTTGACCATTGGCTACTATTTGTTTGCCGGTTTAGTGTCTGCGGCGGTGGCGGCAAGTTTGAGGAAGGTGAGAAGATAGAAGTAGAAAGTATTTCTGATAAGCAAAGGCTGGACTATACCAAAGTTCAGTCCTTTTTGTTTTTATTAGTAGCCTTGAGCGCATGCTTTCTTTTATTTAAAACCTATGGGCAAGACACTACTAACCAGCCTTCTTCTTTTTATCACCACGTTCACGTTTGGCCAGACCTATAATGAAGAAATTGGAGCACCCATGGTAGTGCTTACTGAGGAAGACCCTTGGCTCATGGTCATTGGTTCTGATGTGCCCACCTTTGTGTTGTATGAAAACGGACAAATCATTTACAAGAAGGTTGAAAACAGAAAAGTGAAGTATTTTACGGTGAGCCTAAGCAAGGAAGAAACACAGGCAGAGATTTATAAGATGGGTTTTAGTGACAGTCTATTAAAACTGCCCTCTTATATAGAAGCCTATAGGGCAACAGACCAGCCCACCAATGAGCTAATCTTGAATTTTGATAGTGCCAGAACCTTTAGGGTGTATGGTAACCTTAGAAATGAAACGGCACGCGCGGCTACGCCTAAAGCTTTCCTGACCGTGTATGACTACTTGAAAGGTTATTCCCATGCTAAGGCCATGCCTTGGATGCCAGAGGAAATAGAAGTGTTGGCCACAGATTACAGCCACTCTAAGGAGAAGGCCGCCAAATGGCCTGCCACCTGGCCTGACTTAAAAAGCCCAGAAACGGTGAGCAGAGGCGAAGACTTGTACAGCATCTATCTGCCCAAAGAACAGTTTGAAAGCTTCCTGCAATTGTCCCAGTCCCTTAAAGAGAAACAGGCCGTTGAAATTAATGGCAAGAAATTTAGTTTGTCTTACAGACTACCTCTTCCTAACATAAAATAATCTGAAAGCGAAAAACCCGTTTTTGGCCTGTTTTCATGAAAACAGGCCAAAAACGGGTTTTCCCTATATACAAATAAGCAATTAGTTCTTTTTGCCAGAGCCGCTTTTCTTGCCGCCGCCGTCATGTTTGTTGACAGTGGCCCAGGCGCGTTTTTCGGCTTCGTCTTCAGAGACCCCTTTCTTCTCGTAGCTTTCCTCAATGTGCTCAGCCTGCCGCTTTTGTTTGTCGGTGTAGGCAGATTTATCTCCTTGTGGCATGGTTTCCTCCTTTCAGGTTAAAAATGAAACATACTCTTAGCCTGTTGTATACGAAATCAGTTTTTAAAAGGATGGTAGATACTAGACGCTAGATGTTAGACTTTGATTTAAAAAAAGAACAAGTCTAGGATCTAGCGTCTAGCATCTAAAATTAAGGTTTACAGTGACAGAGGACTTCGCGCTGAAGGGGTTTGGTTTGGTAGTCAGGCAGCGTGGTTTCTTTCATGTAGACGATGGAAAGCTCGTCAA
The nucleotide sequence above comes from Nibribacter ruber. Encoded proteins:
- a CDS encoding GNAT family N-acetyltransferase, which gives rise to MQMTAASGKGLVHIIDYTPAHAASFKDLNQAWIERYFEMEELDHKSLGNPDGYIIQKGGHILMAEYNGEIVGTCALIKMENDTFELAKMAVTDKAQGLKIGRKLGEAAIQKARELGAKTLMLVSNRKLETAIHLYHRLGFVEVPLEGQDYKRADIKMEMPL
- a CDS encoding DUF3592 domain-containing protein, which gives rise to MSFVLIGNGLYFLYQDAKRTKFGSYAIGRVIRTKGKWSFTGNRHSYAFFPVVEFKTKEGEVLQMDYPVGAGVPMHREGQTLDFIYYDGELYPTGPEWKFFYWFLIGLGLVVGLYVTYLLTTGEASFFANL
- a CDS encoding M20/M25/M40 family metallo-hydrolase, whose product is MTSKKTLALCLALLPLGGAFAQKHIDQKEVTRIVQTLAADDMMGRKTFTPGIEKAADFISSEFKKIGLAPLAGDTDYKQEFKMYTLTSEKADIEIDGTQLKPEAFFYSTTHQKVEWEEKAPQPLIIGEADDFRAAFNKARRSTKDALVLVHPKHQEMFNRYAGFIRQGSPVTEVGKGPTVVYVLTDKAQISSFDIEIKNKVNEMSLANVAGMIPGKRANEYVVFSGHYDHIGIDKPVDGDSIANGADDDASGTTAVITLAKHFKKQGKPERTLIFVAFTAEEIGGYGSQHFSKQLNPDEIVAMFNIEMIGKGSKFGPNTAYITGFEKSDFGTLLQQAVKGTAYSFHPDPYPTQNLFYRSDNATLARLGVPAHTISSVQIDQDKLYHSVNDEVESLDLAHMTNMIKAVALGAKDFVAGKKTPKRVDKAQVQ
- a CDS encoding C40 family peptidase; this encodes MMKNSPLLLLLSFLMACATTKTPQQKTVSAASPLAPHIEAVRQQFAPDKRTVLFQVSPNGQVLRGETNVPAAKAALLSRLTSAGIPFQDSIQVLPDAKLQGKNRAVVTLSVANLRSEPKHPAELATQATMGTPLNVYKYKDGWYLVQTPDKYLAWVDAAGIKLMNEADFATWQQKEKLLYTQLYGFAQTSPQGQSATVSDLVYGDVLALKTKTKDQYEVEFPDGRTGFVPVADAVLYKEWTATRQPSEENLVASAKRLMGLPYLWGGTSLKGVDCSGFTKTVYFMNGLILPRDASQQVHVGELLDTQQGFQNLRPGDLLFFGSPAKEGKSERVVHVGMWIGNNEFIHSAGRVRISSMDPKAANFDAYELNRFLRAKRIPPQATLQDLRTSALYEAPAMK
- a CDS encoding AI-2E family transporter; translation: MNQGPSSAPAGQASFSFTHKLLLTALVVILLVVVYTVVKLAFQVLLVFFAAILFGVLLHGLSSWLHRKTRLPYSWALGLVCLLMAGLVVTAFLTLGPSLSEQAVELREDLPVVLQKLEEKIKSLPLGDQIIQQLPTQQEMMGSKGTSFKNAIALFSSSLGALANILIVLVIGIYLASSPQEAASGIVRLVPKASRPRAREVVHVLRFTLWGWLKGTLLAMLIIGTLTSIGLMIIGVPMPLLLGVFAGLLEFVPNLGPFIAAAPAILLALVDDPNKALTVVIFFIALQSLEGYVLTPLVQKRIIDLPPVLTIMGQVLMGIIAGPWGLLLAVPVVAVITVLVKMLYIEDVLGDQGVEVKGEEEAIEKEEKSPTPPEEQE
- a CDS encoding TonB-dependent receptor, with amino-acid sequence MKKIVQLLAVWAVPLAVQAQTAVVQDKSNLTPLVGVNVVPTTGGGTVQTDSKGRFKLEMFRPTDSLRFERSDYQPRTVAVSQLKTMQYRVLLSERSYSLNEVVVSASKFEEKRADVPQQIQVIKARELAFQNNQTTADVLQQSGQVLVQKSQAGGGSPILRGFEANKVLMVMDGVRLNNAIYRGGHLQNVITVDNAALEKVEVVFGPGSVVYGSDALGGVVHFYTKNPVLSDSTGQTRFTGSAYTRYATANQEKTGHVDVSVGGRRWGSLTSLTYSDFDDLRQGAKRNPFYGNWGLRPFYAARVNGQDVLVANENINVQKQSGYQQYDVLQKVLFQANPATSHVLNLQYSTSSNIPRYDRLTEVDKQGVLKSAQWYYGPQERFMAAYTFATQGTGWLENLRTTVAYQSIAESRNNRSFGKSLLQHRKEHVDIFTLNVDASRLLGDHELRYGLEGTYNDVQSRAYGENMNTGERSALDTRYPSAGSDMRTAAAYLTHTWEISPRWILSDGVRFSRVELNADFRDKTFFNFPFEEVSQKNTAVNGNLGLVFQPGRDWRLAAMASSGFRAPNVDDLAKVFESVAGQVVVPNADLKPEYTYNAELTLGKTIRHNIHVEGTGFYTWYRDAITTQPFLYNGQAEIEYNGQVSRVTANVNANKAYIYGFSGSLSADVTQAFRLASTLTYTYGRIQAETGEVPLDHIAPVFGKTSLFLTLPKFRSEFFVQYNGWKRLEDYNPVGEDNLQYATPQGVPAWYTLNLRTSYQFLPKLQVQAALENILDQFYRVYASGVSSPGRNLVLTLRSNF
- a CDS encoding DEAD/DEAH box helicase, producing the protein MTFSDLNLIEPLLQALHEEGYTQPTPIQEQAIPPVLNGDDILGCAQTGTGKTAAFSLPLLQRLHEAGPAHPAKAIRALILTPTRELALQIGESIAAYGRYTNIKHTVIFGGVGQTPQVEQIRRGVDILVATPGRLLDLMNQGLLSIKHLETFILDEADRMLDMGFIHDVRKVIAQIPAKRQTLLFSATMPQEIQKLSSSILHEPVYVEVTPVSSTAEKIAQKVYFVDKMAKRALLRHLLQDGDITRALVFSRTKHGADRIAKDLAKAGISAQAIHGDKAQSTRVKALTQFKNNELRALVATDIAARGIDVDDLTHVINIDLPNEPETYVHRIGRTGRAGAEGLALSFCDDTELPYLRDIERLTKQTIEVETDQPFHADYKKLPLTGGKSTDKIAKASNGGGNRSFRQPQAGRPQSSRKPNPSGSGGSGNASGGGNRDRRSGSGNGGGRRSGGR